A genomic stretch from Edaphobacter aggregans includes:
- a CDS encoding NuoM family protein, translating to MNIDHSILTIITFVPLAGAILLAFLPDRDKIQQWAALAVTLVTFLLTLHLPFHYDYAAKGFQFEQNFGWISSPAIRYHMGVDGLSMWLVVLTGLLAPLGVLISWRAIDSRRRLFYSLFLLQQVAMLGIFVSLDLFLYYAFWELSLVPMALLIATFGRTENRRRAAIKFFLYAFIPSAILLVAIVWLYVKTGSFDLPVLAQLAATHGISSNSAALWLASIAFLVAFAVKVPIFPLHGWLCDAVSEAPTAAVMVLAGKLGLYSILRFSFAIFPAESHRIAPLMISLGAIGIVYGALIALVQNDLKRLAAFGTLGHVSVVVLGIFTFTIAGLDGGIFQILNEGLGGGALFMLLGLLYERYQTYDMRDYGGLAQKFPWMVTMFVLTTLSVVGLPMLNGFVGEFLVFSGSMQSTIAHHVGWTVLATTGVILTASYMLWMVQRVFYGELNRRTASVAAFDLDAREHAALWPLVALFLLMGIASPYWTRAIDTAGAQIADTVHQVITVNSEAAAQTPKGGQR from the coding sequence ATGAACATAGATCACTCCATCCTGACGATCATCACCTTCGTCCCTCTCGCCGGAGCCATCCTCCTCGCGTTCCTGCCCGACCGCGACAAGATCCAGCAGTGGGCCGCTCTCGCCGTCACGCTCGTCACCTTCCTGCTCACCCTGCACCTGCCCTTCCACTACGACTACGCCGCCAAAGGCTTTCAGTTCGAGCAAAACTTCGGCTGGATCTCCTCCCCCGCCATCCGCTACCACATGGGCGTCGACGGCCTCTCCATGTGGCTCGTCGTGCTCACCGGCCTGCTCGCTCCCCTCGGCGTCCTCATCTCCTGGCGAGCCATCGACTCCCGCCGCCGCCTCTTCTACTCCCTCTTCCTCCTCCAGCAGGTCGCGATGCTGGGCATCTTCGTCTCGCTCGACCTCTTCCTCTACTACGCCTTCTGGGAGCTCTCCCTCGTCCCCATGGCGCTTCTCATCGCCACCTTTGGCCGCACCGAAAACCGCCGCCGAGCCGCCATCAAGTTCTTTCTCTACGCCTTCATCCCCTCGGCAATCCTTCTCGTCGCCATCGTCTGGCTTTACGTCAAGACCGGCTCCTTCGACCTGCCCGTCCTCGCGCAGCTAGCTGCCACGCACGGCATCTCATCGAACTCCGCCGCCCTCTGGCTCGCCTCTATCGCGTTCCTCGTAGCCTTCGCGGTCAAAGTCCCCATCTTCCCGCTCCACGGCTGGCTCTGCGACGCCGTCTCTGAAGCCCCCACAGCCGCGGTCATGGTGCTCGCCGGAAAGCTCGGCCTCTACTCCATCCTGCGCTTCTCCTTCGCGATCTTCCCCGCCGAGTCCCACCGCATCGCCCCGCTCATGATCTCCCTCGGAGCCATCGGCATCGTCTACGGCGCGCTCATCGCCCTCGTCCAGAACGACCTCAAGCGCCTAGCCGCCTTTGGCACTCTCGGCCACGTCAGCGTCGTCGTCCTCGGTATCTTCACCTTCACCATCGCTGGCCTCGACGGAGGCATCTTCCAAATCCTCAACGAAGGCCTCGGCGGCGGCGCGCTCTTCATGCTCCTCGGTCTCCTCTACGAGCGCTACCAGACCTACGACATGCGCGACTACGGCGGCCTCGCCCAGAAGTTCCCCTGGATGGTGACCATGTTCGTCCTCACCACCCTCTCCGTCGTCGGCCTGCCCATGCTCAACGGCTTCGTCGGCGAGTTCCTCGTCTTCTCCGGCTCCATGCAATCCACCATCGCGCATCACGTAGGCTGGACAGTCCTCGCCACCACCGGCGTCATCCTCACCGCCTCCTACATGCTCTGGATGGTCCAGCGCGTCTTCTACGGCGAGCTGAACCGCCGCACAGCCTCTGTAGCCGCCTTCGACCTCGACGCCCGCGAACACGCCGCCCTCTGGCCCCTGGTCGCGCTCTTTCTCCTCATGGGCATCGCCTCTCCCTACTGGACGCGTGCCATCGACACCGCCGGCGCGCAGATCGCCGACACCGTACATCAGGTCATCACCGTGAACTCCGAAGCCGCCGCACAGACCCCCAAAGGAGGCCAGCGCTAA
- the nuoL gene encoding NADH-quinone oxidoreductase subunit L, producing MPASYLWLIPLLPFTGFLINGTVGRKLPRALVSAVALICTAIPAILVAWLWAFMKSPGAPETFGIVSQPWIAITGFQVNFALSVDHLTLMMLGVVTGVGFLIHIYSVGYMAHEEGYWRFFAYLNLFMFFMLILVLAESFLLLFVGWEGVGLASYLLIGFYFTKDSAANAGKKAFIVNRIGDFGFLLAMFLLVQHFGSLSFAQVFGAISANPDWQGGILTAIALLLVLGATGKSAQIPLYVWLPDAMEGPTPVSALIHAATMVTAGIYMVARCHTLFDRSPYALGVVAIIGAATAIFAACIGLVQHDIKRVLAYSTISQLGYMFLACGVGAYEAGIFHLMTHAFFKALLFLAAGSVIHALSGEQDMRHMGGLRKHIPITFWTMTAGVVAIAGIPPLAGFFSKDEILFRAFTSPNPLGKLLWFVGLVTAGMTSFYMFRLWFKTFFGPEKFNHHADTHDHGHTAHAHAPHESPWIMLAPLVILAILSVIGGWVGIPIAFGGSDEAEHFLEPVFAAGVANAASFGLELTLAAVSVLTAAIGFYIAYIFYYKKPGTASVLAEKSPALYRLVENKFYIDEIYNTIFVTGLMMATRALLSGLIDTVVVNGSGRAAGASTRGLSKLTSRIQSGNIRSYAGWLALGAAAVIFVMVFGRTLWTH from the coding sequence ATGCCCGCTTCGTATCTCTGGCTGATTCCGCTGCTTCCCTTCACCGGCTTCCTCATCAACGGAACCGTTGGCCGCAAGCTGCCCCGCGCCCTCGTCTCTGCCGTCGCCCTCATCTGCACTGCCATTCCGGCGATCCTCGTCGCATGGCTCTGGGCGTTCATGAAGTCCCCCGGCGCTCCCGAGACCTTCGGCATCGTCAGCCAGCCATGGATCGCCATCACCGGCTTCCAGGTCAACTTCGCCCTCTCGGTCGACCACCTCACCCTCATGATGCTTGGCGTCGTCACCGGCGTCGGCTTCCTCATCCACATCTACTCCGTCGGCTACATGGCGCACGAAGAAGGCTACTGGCGCTTCTTCGCCTACCTTAACCTCTTCATGTTCTTCATGCTCATCCTGGTCCTCGCCGAGAGCTTCCTTCTGCTCTTCGTCGGCTGGGAGGGCGTCGGTCTCGCCTCCTACCTCCTCATCGGCTTCTACTTCACCAAGGACTCCGCCGCCAACGCCGGCAAAAAAGCCTTCATCGTCAACCGCATCGGCGACTTCGGCTTCCTCCTGGCGATGTTTCTCCTCGTCCAGCACTTCGGCTCACTCAGCTTCGCGCAGGTCTTCGGAGCTATCAGCGCCAACCCCGACTGGCAAGGCGGAATCCTCACCGCCATCGCCCTGCTGCTCGTCCTCGGAGCCACCGGCAAGTCCGCACAGATCCCGCTCTACGTCTGGCTCCCCGACGCCATGGAAGGCCCCACCCCCGTCTCCGCCCTCATTCACGCGGCGACGATGGTCACGGCCGGCATCTACATGGTCGCCCGCTGCCACACTCTCTTTGACCGCAGCCCTTACGCCCTCGGCGTAGTCGCCATCATCGGCGCGGCCACAGCCATCTTCGCCGCCTGCATCGGCCTCGTCCAGCACGACATCAAGCGCGTCCTCGCCTACTCCACCATCTCGCAGCTCGGCTACATGTTCCTGGCCTGCGGAGTCGGCGCATACGAAGCCGGCATCTTCCACCTGATGACCCACGCCTTCTTCAAGGCGCTGCTCTTCCTCGCCGCCGGCTCCGTCATCCACGCTCTCTCCGGCGAGCAGGACATGCGCCACATGGGTGGCCTCCGCAAGCACATCCCAATCACCTTCTGGACCATGACCGCAGGCGTCGTCGCCATCGCAGGCATCCCGCCGCTGGCTGGCTTCTTCTCCAAAGACGAGATCCTCTTCCGCGCCTTCACCAGCCCTAATCCGCTCGGCAAGTTGCTCTGGTTCGTCGGCCTCGTCACCGCCGGCATGACCTCCTTCTACATGTTCCGCCTCTGGTTCAAGACCTTCTTTGGTCCGGAGAAGTTCAATCACCACGCCGACACGCACGATCACGGCCACACAGCCCACGCGCATGCCCCGCATGAATCGCCCTGGATCATGCTCGCGCCGCTGGTAATCCTTGCCATCCTCTCGGTCATCGGCGGATGGGTCGGCATCCCCATCGCCTTCGGCGGAAGCGACGAGGCCGAGCACTTCCTCGAGCCAGTCTTCGCCGCCGGAGTTGCCAATGCCGCGAGCTTTGGCCTCGAACTCACTCTCGCCGCAGTCTCAGTTCTCACCGCAGCCATCGGCTTCTACATCGCCTACATCTTCTATTACAAGAAGCCTGGCACGGCTTCCGTACTCGCCGAGAAGTCTCCTGCCCTTTACCGTCTCGTCGAAAACAAGTTCTACATCGACGAGATCTACAACACCATCTTCGTCACCGGACTGATGATGGCCACTCGCGCCCTCCTCAGCGGCCTCATCGACACGGTTGTCGTTAACGGTTCAGGCCGCGCCGCCGGAGCCTCAACCCGCGGGCTCAGCAAGCTCACCAGTCGCATTCAGTCAGGAAACATTCGCTCCTACGCCGGTTGGCTAGCCCTGGGCGCCGCCGCCGTCATCTTCGTCATGGTCTTTGGCCGAACCCTCTGGACGCACTAA
- the nuoK gene encoding NADH-quinone oxidoreductase subunit NuoK — translation MVPIAYYLILAAVLFSVGVASFLIKRNIITVFMSIELMLNAVNLTFVAFAHMWHQVSGQIFVFFVMVVAAAEAAVGLAIIIAIFRTRQTLNIDQVNLMKL, via the coding sequence ATGGTTCCCATCGCTTACTACCTGATCCTCGCCGCCGTCCTCTTCTCGGTCGGCGTCGCCAGCTTCCTCATCAAGCGCAACATCATCACCGTCTTCATGTCCATCGAGCTGATGCTCAACGCCGTCAACCTGACCTTCGTCGCCTTCGCGCACATGTGGCACCAGGTCTCCGGACAGATCTTCGTCTTCTTCGTCATGGTCGTCGCCGCAGCGGAAGCCGCCGTCGGCCTGGCCATCATCATTGCTATCTTCCGTACACGCCAGACCCTGAACATCGATCAGGTCAACCTGATGAAACTCTGA
- a CDS encoding NADH-quinone oxidoreductase subunit N translates to MSGLSPNILGLLPEYILTLTGILIMLATPLLPPASGRKLLGWIAIAGTAAAGIASYFQIQLGTIHAFFNTIQVDAFSAFFHILIAAVVVVTLLSSLDYFEGNDTHAGEYYALVLFGATGMMLMTCSVELLMVFIGLEISSISTYIMAGFRKGQATGTESSIKYFLLGSFATAFFLYGIALAFGATGSTSIYAIAQGLTTTATPTMAFLALAMIIIGLGFKVSAAPFHVWTPDVYQGAPAPVVGLMSTAPKAAAFAVLLRITFTGFPSYQHRWSILLWILAALSMTIGNLGALLQRDVKRMLAYSSIAHAGYLLVAFTAFPQDGIAAACFYTAAYAAMNVGAFAVITQVAGYDENLRTIDDYTGLALKRPGLAAILTFFLLSLIGIPFTGGFFGKFYVFTAAITSGHVWLAVIGLLNSGVACFYYLRLLSAVYTRPATDSDRLIPRRPVSIPAAIGLALAAFSTLFLGIVPDAALRLAEYASSTTRIEQARQQCSSHPENCHVEPGADIR, encoded by the coding sequence ATGTCAGGCCTCTCCCCCAACATCCTCGGTCTCCTTCCGGAGTACATCCTCACCCTCACCGGCATCCTCATCATGCTGGCCACGCCGCTCCTGCCCCCCGCCAGCGGCCGCAAGCTCCTTGGCTGGATCGCCATCGCCGGAACCGCCGCCGCAGGCATCGCCAGCTACTTCCAGATCCAGCTTGGCACCATCCACGCCTTCTTCAACACCATCCAGGTCGACGCCTTCTCGGCCTTCTTCCACATCCTCATCGCCGCCGTCGTCGTCGTCACTCTGCTCAGCTCGCTCGACTACTTCGAAGGCAACGACACCCACGCCGGCGAGTACTACGCCCTCGTCCTCTTCGGAGCCACCGGCATGATGCTGATGACCTGCTCTGTCGAACTCCTCATGGTCTTCATCGGCCTCGAGATCTCTTCCATCTCCACCTACATCATGGCCGGCTTCCGCAAAGGCCAGGCCACCGGCACTGAGTCCTCCATCAAGTACTTCCTCCTCGGCTCCTTCGCCACGGCCTTCTTCCTCTACGGCATCGCATTGGCCTTCGGAGCCACCGGTTCCACCAGCATCTATGCCATCGCGCAGGGGCTGACCACCACCGCCACGCCCACCATGGCCTTCCTCGCCCTCGCCATGATCATCATCGGCCTCGGCTTCAAGGTCTCCGCCGCCCCCTTCCACGTCTGGACACCCGACGTCTACCAGGGAGCACCCGCCCCCGTCGTCGGCCTCATGTCCACCGCCCCCAAGGCCGCAGCCTTCGCCGTCCTGCTCCGCATCACCTTTACCGGTTTCCCCTCCTACCAGCACCGCTGGTCGATCCTCCTCTGGATTCTCGCCGCCCTCTCGATGACCATCGGCAACCTCGGCGCCCTGCTCCAGCGCGACGTCAAGCGCATGCTCGCCTACTCCAGCATCGCCCACGCCGGCTACCTCCTCGTCGCCTTCACTGCCTTCCCGCAAGACGGCATCGCCGCAGCCTGCTTCTACACCGCCGCCTACGCCGCCATGAACGTCGGAGCCTTCGCCGTCATCACCCAGGTCGCCGGCTACGACGAGAACCTCCGCACCATCGACGACTACACCGGCCTCGCCCTCAAGCGCCCCGGCCTCGCCGCTATCCTCACCTTCTTCCTGCTCTCGCTGATCGGCATTCCCTTCACCGGTGGCTTCTTTGGCAAGTTTTACGTCTTCACTGCAGCCATCACCTCCGGCCACGTCTGGCTCGCCGTCATCGGCCTCCTCAACAGCGGCGTAGCCTGCTTTTACTATCTCCGCCTCCTGTCGGCCGTCTACACGCGCCCGGCCACCGACAGCGACCGTCTCATACCGCGACGCCCCGTCAGCATCCCCGCCGCCATCGGCCTGGCACTCGCCGCCTTCTCCACTCTGTTCCTCGGCATCGTCCCCGACGCAGCGCTACGGCTAGCTGAATACGCCAGCAGCACAACACGCATCGAGCAAGCGCGTCAGCAATGCTCCAGCCACCCCGAGAACTGCCACGTAGAGCCAGGCGCTGATATCCGCTAA
- a CDS encoding NADH-quinone oxidoreductase subunit J, protein MQLALFIIFGALAVAGALNFLFQRHPINSALSLVVVMMSLAVLYWSLGAEFLAAAQVIVYSGAIMVLFVFVVMLLNAGEEERTRGSRAAYVAGFPGAAAIFCLLSFVFLTERKALGAVSLGGHLNHAVSNISEISTLLFRDLLLPFEVTSILILVAILGAVVLARKEQ, encoded by the coding sequence ATGCAACTGGCACTCTTCATCATCTTTGGCGCGCTGGCGGTCGCGGGAGCACTCAACTTCCTCTTCCAACGCCACCCCATCAACAGCGCCCTCTCGCTGGTCGTCGTCATGATGTCGCTGGCCGTCCTCTACTGGTCGCTCGGGGCCGAATTCCTCGCCGCCGCCCAGGTCATCGTCTACTCCGGCGCCATCATGGTGCTCTTCGTCTTCGTCGTCATGCTGCTCAACGCCGGAGAAGAAGAACGCACCCGGGGCAGCCGAGCCGCCTACGTCGCCGGATTCCCCGGAGCCGCCGCCATCTTCTGCCTGCTCAGCTTCGTCTTCCTCACGGAGCGCAAGGCCCTCGGCGCAGTCAGCCTCGGCGGCCATCTGAACCACGCCGTCAGCAACATCTCCGAGATCAGCACCCTGCTCTTCCGCGACCTTCTGCTCCCCTTTGAGGTCACCTCGATCCTCATCCTCGTAGCCATCCTCGGAGCCGTCGTGCTCGCGCGAAAGGAGCAGTAG
- a CDS encoding molybdopterin-dependent oxidoreductase produces MPDVTFTVDGKKLTAPAGTLLIDACKSSGIEIPAFCYYPGLSLQAACRMCVVRIEKMPKLQTACTTPVAEGMVVQTETPEIAQARKATLQLLLGNHPLDCPVCDAGGECELQDMTFKYGAADSFYAEPKNHREEQKWSPVVYFDRPRCILCYRCVRMCGEGMDVFALGIQNRGASSVIAPNIPADLSPDHLAHVDCEQCGMCIDACPVGALTSGTYRYKTRPWEMNHVATICTHCGDGCKTTLGVRSTSDGSEIVRGDNRDKSGINGDFLCNKGRYAFDFANHKDRITQPLVRQPNGEFKPVSWEHAFEHAGKKLRELRDTRGGKSIGVIGGNRLTNEEAYLLQKFARTVLGTNNIDHHRTADYVTFAQALAGQTNRTASLRDTQTSPAVLIVGDDPTNQAPGTAWNLRTDVRLNRARLYVANTEEIKLRRQAKAFLHVAPFGYNALASYLNGDAASAASAAADANALSAFRDAVKTEEKLLILIGPELRGTDLKNLIAFGLSIPGAKFALLSDYANSRGAADMGLLPDFLPGYTPVSNPGAFAEHNAPAEPGLDMLQIFEAASGGDLSALYIVGSNPVSRYSVDPASLKNTFVIVQEMFLTETAALADVILPAANLYEKSGSVTNSYGDLQQVNKAADRAGVRTDFEMIVRIADKMGADVHTLVPFGKGLRADMGQSRGAQSGEADRHAVWLTANNLEPKLSPFDSYAILDEIQRLVPGYDKLLRLQLLSGNDQHLQPAAPAALTQITSRRDLVLPANDTLFTSGTLGRYSAMLNDVQQFQASEPLIQIETAPE; encoded by the coding sequence ATGCCAGACGTAACCTTCACCGTAGACGGCAAAAAACTCACCGCCCCCGCGGGCACGTTGCTCATCGACGCCTGCAAGTCATCCGGCATCGAGATTCCCGCCTTCTGCTACTACCCCGGCCTCTCGTTGCAAGCCGCCTGCCGCATGTGCGTCGTCCGCATCGAGAAAATGCCCAAGCTCCAGACCGCCTGCACCACCCCGGTCGCCGAAGGCATGGTCGTCCAGACCGAGACCCCCGAGATCGCCCAGGCCCGCAAGGCCACGCTTCAACTTCTCCTCGGCAACCACCCGCTCGACTGTCCCGTCTGCGACGCCGGCGGCGAGTGCGAGCTGCAGGACATGACCTTCAAGTACGGCGCCGCAGACAGCTTTTACGCCGAGCCCAAAAACCACCGCGAAGAGCAAAAGTGGTCCCCCGTCGTTTACTTCGACCGACCGCGCTGCATCCTCTGCTACCGCTGCGTCCGCATGTGCGGCGAAGGCATGGACGTCTTCGCGCTCGGCATCCAGAACCGCGGCGCATCCTCGGTTATCGCTCCCAACATCCCCGCCGACCTGTCCCCTGACCACCTCGCCCATGTTGACTGCGAGCAGTGCGGTATGTGTATCGACGCCTGCCCCGTAGGCGCTCTCACCAGCGGCACCTACCGGTACAAAACCCGCCCATGGGAGATGAACCACGTAGCCACTATCTGCACACACTGCGGCGACGGTTGCAAGACCACTCTCGGCGTCCGCTCGACCTCCGACGGCAGCGAGATCGTCCGCGGCGACAACCGCGACAAGTCCGGCATCAACGGCGACTTCCTCTGCAACAAGGGCCGTTACGCCTTCGACTTCGCCAACCACAAAGACCGCATCACTCAGCCGCTCGTCCGCCAGCCCAACGGTGAGTTCAAGCCCGTCTCCTGGGAGCATGCCTTCGAGCACGCTGGCAAAAAACTCCGCGAACTCCGCGACACCCGCGGCGGCAAATCCATCGGCGTCATCGGCGGCAACCGCCTCACCAACGAAGAGGCCTACCTTCTGCAGAAGTTCGCCCGCACGGTCCTCGGCACCAACAATATCGACCACCACCGCACCGCTGACTACGTCACCTTCGCCCAGGCCCTCGCCGGTCAGACGAACCGCACCGCCTCCCTGCGCGACACCCAGACCTCGCCAGCAGTCCTCATCGTGGGCGACGACCCCACGAATCAGGCACCCGGTACCGCCTGGAATCTTCGTACCGACGTCCGCCTCAATCGCGCCCGCCTCTACGTCGCCAACACCGAGGAGATCAAGCTTCGCCGACAGGCCAAAGCGTTCCTCCACGTAGCGCCCTTCGGCTATAACGCGCTCGCAAGCTACCTCAACGGCGATGCCGCATCTGCCGCCAGCGCAGCAGCCGACGCTAACGCCCTCAGCGCTTTCCGCGACGCCGTCAAAACCGAGGAAAAGCTCCTCATCCTCATTGGCCCAGAACTCCGTGGCACAGACCTCAAAAATCTCATCGCCTTCGGACTCTCCATCCCCGGCGCAAAGTTCGCCCTGCTCTCCGACTACGCCAACTCACGCGGCGCTGCCGACATGGGTCTGCTTCCCGACTTTCTCCCTGGCTACACTCCGGTTTCGAATCCCGGAGCCTTCGCCGAGCACAACGCCCCCGCCGAACCCGGCCTCGACATGCTCCAGATCTTCGAAGCAGCCAGCGGCGGCGATCTCTCTGCGCTATACATCGTCGGCTCGAACCCAGTCTCCCGCTACAGCGTCGATCCCGCATCGTTGAAGAACACTTTCGTCATCGTCCAGGAGATGTTCCTCACCGAGACCGCCGCCCTAGCCGACGTCATCCTTCCCGCCGCGAACCTCTACGAGAAGTCCGGCTCCGTCACCAACAGCTACGGCGATCTCCAGCAGGTCAACAAAGCCGCAGACCGCGCCGGCGTCCGCACCGACTTCGAGATGATCGTCCGCATCGCCGACAAGATGGGCGCCGATGTCCACACACTCGTCCCCTTCGGCAAAGGGCTCCGCGCCGACATGGGTCAGTCCCGCGGCGCACAGTCCGGCGAAGCCGACCGCCACGCCGTCTGGCTCACCGCGAACAACCTCGAGCCCAAGCTCAGCCCCTTCGACTCCTATGCCATCCTCGACGAGATCCAGCGCCTCGTCCCCGGCTACGACAAGCTGCTTCGTCTGCAGCTCCTGAGCGGCAACGACCAGCATCTCCAACCAGCCGCACCCGCTGCATTGACTCAGATCACCAGCCGCCGCGACCTCGTCCTCCCGGCGAACGACACGCTCTTTACCTCAGGAACGCTTGGCCGTTACTCCGCCATGCTCAACGACGTGCAGCAATTCCAGGCCAGTGAACCCCTGATACAGATCGAAACCGCGCCCGAGTAG
- the nuoH gene encoding NADH-quinone oxidoreductase subunit NuoH, with protein MSHLTEFQTFLLLSILKVVVVVVITLTAVAYTVLLERKVLGRIQNRWGPSRVGPFGLLQPLADGIKLFLKEELLPLAAEKPLFIIAPIIALTCSLISIAVVPFGQVQHVTANGVTVDIFNIADLDIGLLVILGITSIGVYGIALSGWSSNNKFALLGSLRATSQMISYELALGLSLVGVVLRAQSLSLRAIVNSQSAHGLLSWNVFGGLQFVAFFIYLMAAYAETNRAPFDLPEAESELIAGYHTEYSSMKFAMFFMAEYANMITVACVATLLFFGGPSSPFGNLFPAIGGPIIAAILPIFWFVVKVFAFLLLYIWVRGTLPRFRYDQLMSFGWKFLLPLAMANIVFTSLVLALHAK; from the coding sequence ATGAGCCACCTCACTGAATTTCAGACATTTCTGCTGCTCAGCATCCTTAAGGTTGTAGTCGTCGTCGTCATTACCTTGACGGCGGTCGCCTACACGGTGCTGCTGGAGCGCAAGGTTCTCGGCCGCATCCAGAACCGCTGGGGCCCCTCGCGCGTCGGCCCCTTCGGCTTGTTGCAGCCGCTGGCCGATGGCATCAAGCTCTTTCTCAAGGAAGAACTTCTCCCTCTCGCCGCCGAGAAGCCACTCTTTATCATTGCGCCCATCATCGCGCTTACCTGCTCGCTCATCTCCATCGCCGTCGTGCCCTTCGGACAAGTCCAGCACGTCACGGCCAACGGCGTCACCGTCGACATCTTCAACATCGCCGACCTCGACATCGGCCTTCTGGTCATCCTCGGCATCACCTCCATCGGCGTCTACGGCATCGCGCTCTCCGGCTGGTCGTCGAACAACAAGTTCGCTCTCCTCGGCTCGCTCCGCGCAACGTCACAGATGATCAGCTACGAGCTGGCCCTAGGACTCTCGCTCGTCGGCGTCGTGCTCCGTGCACAATCCCTCAGCCTGCGCGCCATCGTCAACAGCCAGTCCGCCCACGGTTTGCTCTCCTGGAACGTCTTCGGAGGCTTGCAGTTCGTGGCCTTCTTCATCTACCTCATGGCCGCTTACGCCGAGACCAACCGTGCTCCCTTCGACCTCCCCGAGGCCGAATCCGAGCTCATCGCCGGTTACCACACCGAGTACTCCTCCATGAAGTTCGCGATGTTCTTCATGGCCGAGTACGCCAACATGATCACCGTAGCCTGCGTCGCTACGCTGCTCTTCTTCGGTGGTCCGTCCAGCCCCTTCGGCAATCTCTTCCCGGCCATCGGAGGCCCGATCATCGCGGCCATCCTTCCCATCTTCTGGTTTGTCGTCAAAGTCTTCGCGTTCCTCCTGCTGTACATCTGGGTCCGCGGTACACTGCCACGTTTTCGTTACGACCAGCTCATGAGCTTCGGCTGGAAGTTTCTTCTGCCGCTCGCAATGGCCAACATCGTCTTTACCAGCCTTGTTCTTGCCTTGCACGCAAAATGA